The proteins below are encoded in one region of Planctopirus limnophila DSM 3776:
- a CDS encoding diacylglycerol kinase family protein, whose product MRQPAFLQALGHAWRGLVDVTTTQKNMQRHLAITSVPLLLGLWLSCSLTEWCLLLLTIGLVLCCEVINTAIECTVDLASPEIHPLAGRSKDLAAGAVLLASMIAVLIGALIFAPKLLTFIKSP is encoded by the coding sequence TTGCGACAGCCCGCATTTCTGCAAGCACTTGGTCATGCGTGGAGAGGCCTCGTCGATGTGACAACCACACAGAAAAACATGCAGCGGCATCTGGCCATCACGTCAGTTCCGCTTCTCCTGGGCCTGTGGCTGAGTTGCAGCCTGACGGAATGGTGCCTGCTGCTACTGACCATCGGACTTGTCCTCTGCTGTGAAGTCATCAACACAGCCATCGAGTGTACTGTCGATCTGGCCTCACCCGAAATTCATCCCCTGGCCGGCCGATCCAAGGATCTCGCGGCTGGTGCCGTCCTTCTGGCTTCAATGATCGCCGTCCTGATTGGAGCGCTGATCTTTGCGCCGAAACTGCTGACGTTCATCAAATCACCGTGA
- a CDS encoding platelet-activating factor acetylhydrolase IB subunit translates to MKRIFPQFSGASLKTASLATALVLSSLVSQGFAQAPAAPAAAPAAAPKANPTTTPAPRNDQWWQNRHASMNKRVAEGKVDLLFIGDSITQGWEGAGRKVWEQRFAPRNAVNLGIGGDRTQHVLWRLENGNIAGIEPKLAVLMIGTNNSGSDSSEAIAEGVKAIVEKLKTSLPKTKILILAIFPRGATPDTPGRKVNEGANAIIAKLADGDRVEFLDIGPKFLEADGTLSKEIMPDLLHLNEKSYGIWADAIEPQLTKVYGPLPEAAKP, encoded by the coding sequence ATGAAGCGAATTTTTCCACAGTTCTCAGGGGCATCACTGAAGACGGCATCACTGGCGACAGCACTTGTGCTCTCGTCGTTAGTCTCTCAAGGTTTTGCCCAGGCTCCTGCAGCCCCGGCAGCGGCTCCTGCGGCGGCTCCGAAAGCCAACCCGACAACCACACCTGCTCCCCGCAATGATCAGTGGTGGCAGAATCGCCATGCCTCTATGAACAAGCGTGTCGCTGAAGGCAAGGTTGATCTGCTGTTTATTGGCGATTCGATTACTCAAGGGTGGGAAGGGGCTGGTCGTAAGGTTTGGGAGCAGCGATTTGCGCCAAGAAATGCCGTCAATCTTGGCATTGGTGGCGACCGCACTCAACATGTTCTCTGGCGTCTCGAGAATGGCAACATTGCCGGTATTGAGCCGAAGCTGGCTGTGCTGATGATTGGAACCAACAACTCCGGTTCTGATTCGAGCGAAGCGATTGCCGAGGGTGTGAAGGCAATTGTCGAGAAATTGAAGACGAGCCTGCCGAAGACAAAGATCCTGATTCTGGCGATCTTTCCCCGTGGGGCCACTCCGGATACGCCAGGTCGCAAGGTGAATGAAGGGGCGAATGCCATCATTGCCAAGCTGGCCGATGGTGATCGGGTTGAGTTTCTCGATATTGGCCCGAAGTTTCTGGAAGCCGACGGGACGCTGAGCAAAGAGATCATGCCTGATCTGCTGCACCTGAATGAAAAGAGCTATGGCATCTGGGCGGATGCTATTGAGCCACAACTCACCAAGGTTTACGGCCCCTTGCCAGAAGCTGCTAAGCCATAA
- a CDS encoding N-acetylglucosamine-6-phosphate deacetylase, which produces MPCFRARHYSTGEPLEITIQGGRIGSVNSLRTELSELESMVLPFVSPSFFDLQVNGYGGQWFSDLSLTTGHIGQIASQLARFGIGQFLPAVVTNTTCAMHHSVRTISRAIEEMPWLGQQVAGIHLEGPWISSRDGARGAHPLHAIRSPDLDEFDSLQAASNGMIKLVTVAPELPGMNRFIRELVSRGIVVAMGHTAANADEIQAALDAGVTLATHLGNGLESRIHRHHNPLWPQLADDRLSCSLIVDGQHLPAAFVKTVIRAKTLDRVLLTCDISGWAGLPPGAYVSDWGGCDVLDSGKLVVAGQPEFLAGSHLGLGDCIATAKVLGEIPLAHAVDLATRQPRKLLSLTIPELSAGGLADLTIFQEPRTLPQKSHSELPILATMSQGKMVYQAEGFHFHSA; this is translated from the coding sequence ATGCCTTGTTTTCGTGCGCGTCATTATTCGACAGGGGAGCCGCTGGAAATCACGATTCAGGGCGGGCGCATCGGCTCTGTGAATTCGTTGAGAACAGAGCTTTCGGAACTCGAATCGATGGTTCTGCCATTCGTTTCTCCCTCTTTTTTTGACCTGCAGGTGAATGGTTACGGAGGGCAATGGTTCAGTGACCTGAGTCTGACAACCGGGCATATCGGCCAGATTGCCAGTCAATTGGCCCGGTTTGGAATTGGTCAGTTCCTCCCCGCTGTGGTGACGAACACGACCTGTGCCATGCACCACAGTGTGCGGACAATCTCGCGGGCGATTGAGGAAATGCCCTGGCTGGGACAGCAAGTGGCAGGGATTCATCTGGAAGGGCCATGGATTTCATCGCGGGATGGTGCCCGCGGTGCTCATCCACTCCATGCGATTCGTTCGCCCGATCTGGATGAGTTTGATTCTTTGCAGGCCGCTTCGAATGGCATGATCAAGCTGGTGACCGTGGCCCCGGAACTTCCCGGGATGAACCGCTTTATCCGTGAGCTTGTCTCGCGTGGAATTGTGGTGGCGATGGGGCACACAGCCGCCAATGCCGATGAGATTCAGGCGGCTCTGGATGCGGGAGTCACGCTGGCGACTCATTTAGGGAATGGTCTGGAATCGAGAATCCATAGACATCACAACCCGCTGTGGCCACAACTGGCGGATGACCGGTTGTCGTGCAGTCTGATTGTGGATGGTCAACATCTCCCGGCGGCGTTTGTCAAAACGGTGATCCGCGCAAAAACTCTGGATCGGGTCTTGTTGACCTGCGACATCAGCGGCTGGGCTGGTCTTCCCCCAGGGGCGTATGTCTCAGACTGGGGAGGTTGTGATGTGCTCGATTCAGGGAAACTGGTGGTCGCAGGTCAGCCGGAGTTTCTGGCGGGGAGCCACCTGGGTTTAGGGGATTGTATTGCGACAGCGAAAGTTCTGGGGGAGATTCCGCTGGCCCATGCCGTTGATCTGGCGACTCGCCAGCCACGAAAGCTGTTGAGTCTGACGATTCCCGAACTTTCAGCAGGTGGCCTTGCCGATCTGACGATTTTCCAGGAACCGAGGACGCTCCCTCAAAAGTCTCATTCCGAGCTGCCCATTCTGGCCACGATGAGTCAGGGGAAGATGGTTTATCAGGCTGAAGGCTTTCATTTTCACAGTGCCTGA
- a CDS encoding D-TA family PLP-dependent enzyme: MRWTPPLAPGVAEAIPSPALIIDLDAVRENLDHMLAVSGGPERLRPHCKTHKMLELSKLEVARGIRRHKAATFAEAEMLARAGAIDVLLAYPLVGPNLRRAAEFRHRFPGTKLTVLADDARTLDAMSEMTSTAGITLDVLLDLNVGMNRTGVDPRLPESLSLYQKLIALPGLNAAGLHVYDGHLHQTNIEERAASVRQVWEMVQQLRERLRAAGIEVGQIVCGGTGTFDLWSQVDDPAIELSPGTCVLHDWGYALKFPEMNYRAAAFVLSRVISRPTADRLTLDLGHKAVSPDQAMGHRVWLPELIDSKQVLQSEEHLVIESHDRDRMSVGDVVWGIPRHVCTTVPLYPYAIVAQGGEVVDRWEISARNRQWTI; this comes from the coding sequence ATGAGATGGACACCTCCACTGGCACCTGGCGTTGCCGAAGCGATTCCTTCACCTGCGCTGATTATTGATCTCGATGCAGTTCGAGAAAATCTTGACCACATGCTGGCGGTCAGTGGTGGGCCGGAACGACTCCGACCGCACTGCAAAACTCACAAGATGCTGGAGCTTTCGAAGCTGGAAGTCGCGCGGGGAATTCGCCGGCACAAAGCCGCCACGTTTGCGGAAGCCGAAATGCTGGCGCGAGCTGGTGCTATTGATGTGCTGCTGGCTTATCCTCTGGTGGGGCCGAATTTGCGCCGGGCGGCGGAGTTTCGTCATCGCTTCCCGGGAACAAAGCTGACAGTGCTGGCTGATGATGCGAGGACGCTCGATGCCATGTCCGAGATGACCAGTACGGCCGGGATTACACTGGATGTGCTGCTCGATTTGAATGTCGGGATGAACCGCACGGGGGTTGATCCCCGCTTACCTGAATCGCTCAGTCTTTATCAGAAACTGATAGCACTACCTGGTCTGAATGCGGCTGGCCTGCATGTTTATGATGGCCATTTGCATCAGACGAACATTGAAGAACGTGCTGCTTCCGTAAGGCAGGTCTGGGAAATGGTGCAGCAGTTACGCGAGCGTCTGCGTGCTGCAGGTATCGAAGTCGGGCAGATTGTTTGTGGAGGGACAGGAACGTTCGATCTGTGGAGCCAGGTGGACGATCCCGCGATTGAACTGAGCCCCGGAACGTGTGTGCTCCACGATTGGGGGTATGCCCTCAAGTTTCCTGAGATGAATTATCGAGCCGCAGCCTTTGTTCTCAGTCGAGTTATCAGCCGGCCAACTGCTGATCGGTTGACGCTTGATTTGGGTCATAAAGCGGTGTCACCTGACCAGGCGATGGGACATCGTGTGTGGTTACCAGAACTGATCGATTCGAAGCAGGTTTTGCAAAGCGAAGAACATCTGGTGATTGAATCTCACGATCGTGATCGAATGAGCGTAGGAGATGTGGTCTGGGGAATCCCCAGACATGTTTGCACAACGGTACCTCTCTATCCTTATGCAATTGTTGCCCAGGGTGGGGAAGTCGTCGACCGATGGGAGATTTCCGCCAGAAATCGACAATGGACGATCTAG
- a CDS encoding polyprenyl synthetase family protein, with product MTSTPASQVIVPVEEHPEADKPKRRSTAQFKFVPETLAHREKIRSDAVAFGKTLDRSKPFTRNQLEAMAREMLATHGEPEKFLGFAMVMLGNVFWREQFLAIPFERRMLLLPHCLKHAEGCPADYDEFGLDCERCGACSIADYKVKAEQLGYKVLVAEGSPIVLKIIVSGHIDGILGVACLNVLEKAIDKVLIAGVPSYAVPLHSGDCKNTTLDESWVWECLDKYEPLPDHKTRSFVPLMRASNRAFDEHFETLTQPIRTDALKGDRVKAAGGADTQDQLSPLKFTETVVLDWLQHGGKRLRPFITLAAYDALTGAAGLTADHQDQALEYPPAVNRVAMAIEAFHKASLIHDDIQDNDQFRYGKETLHRQYGVGPAINLGDHLIGAGYRLVSASRKELGAEVAADILDAFSAAHMKLCEGQGAELQWSRSGRHDLTPAEAMKIYALKTSPAFEAALYAGIRMAGPVDDYAEMITQFSRHLGVAFQILNDLSDWLGDDHNKLVAGQDAQSMRPTLLWAMAWEAAAPADREELLRVASSTYSPHAKFEAFKRVFEKLGIFTKAQTLVEKSRARVETLADSVHPDPLRELLYFVIDTVLSEEHLPAAPAPVVVSMETVRKPVLHQLQVNA from the coding sequence ATGACTTCTACGCCGGCATCACAAGTTATTGTTCCCGTTGAGGAGCATCCCGAAGCCGATAAGCCCAAACGCCGGAGCACGGCCCAATTCAAGTTCGTTCCGGAGACGCTCGCGCATCGCGAGAAGATCCGCTCTGATGCGGTGGCTTTTGGAAAGACACTGGATCGCTCGAAGCCATTCACCCGCAATCAACTGGAAGCGATGGCGCGGGAGATGCTGGCCACGCATGGTGAGCCCGAGAAGTTTCTCGGCTTTGCGATGGTGATGCTGGGGAATGTCTTCTGGCGCGAACAGTTTCTGGCCATTCCTTTTGAGCGGCGGATGCTGCTGTTGCCCCACTGCTTGAAGCATGCCGAAGGTTGTCCGGCCGACTATGACGAGTTTGGTCTGGATTGCGAGCGCTGCGGTGCCTGTTCGATTGCAGATTACAAGGTGAAAGCCGAACAGCTGGGCTACAAAGTCCTGGTGGCTGAAGGCTCGCCGATTGTGCTGAAGATTATCGTCTCCGGGCATATCGATGGCATTCTGGGAGTGGCCTGCCTGAATGTGCTGGAGAAGGCGATCGACAAGGTGCTGATTGCCGGCGTCCCTTCGTATGCGGTGCCGCTGCATTCGGGTGATTGTAAAAATACGACGCTCGATGAATCGTGGGTCTGGGAATGTCTCGATAAGTATGAGCCATTGCCCGATCATAAAACTCGCAGCTTTGTGCCTTTGATGCGGGCCTCGAACCGGGCCTTTGATGAGCATTTCGAAACGCTGACTCAACCCATTCGCACGGATGCACTCAAAGGTGATCGAGTGAAAGCAGCTGGCGGAGCTGACACTCAGGATCAATTGTCACCACTCAAGTTTACGGAGACGGTGGTGCTCGACTGGTTGCAGCATGGGGGCAAGCGGCTGCGGCCTTTTATCACCCTGGCTGCCTACGATGCCCTCACGGGTGCTGCCGGGCTGACGGCTGATCATCAGGATCAGGCCCTCGAATACCCACCGGCTGTCAATCGTGTGGCCATGGCCATCGAAGCTTTTCATAAAGCCTCGCTGATACACGATGATATTCAGGACAACGACCAGTTCCGTTATGGCAAGGAAACTTTGCACAGGCAGTATGGTGTCGGGCCGGCCATTAATCTGGGTGATCATTTGATTGGGGCAGGTTATCGACTGGTTTCTGCCTCACGAAAAGAGCTGGGTGCTGAAGTCGCTGCCGATATTCTCGATGCGTTTTCGGCAGCTCATATGAAGCTGTGCGAAGGGCAGGGAGCTGAGTTACAGTGGTCACGTTCTGGCCGACATGATCTGACTCCTGCTGAAGCGATGAAGATCTATGCGCTGAAGACCTCGCCGGCGTTCGAAGCGGCACTGTATGCCGGCATTCGCATGGCGGGGCCGGTGGATGACTACGCCGAAATGATCACACAATTTTCGCGTCATTTAGGTGTGGCCTTCCAGATTCTGAATGATCTGAGTGACTGGCTGGGTGATGATCACAACAAGCTGGTGGCTGGTCAGGATGCTCAGTCCATGCGACCGACGCTCTTGTGGGCCATGGCCTGGGAAGCGGCGGCGCCTGCTGATCGCGAAGAGTTGCTGCGCGTGGCCAGTTCGACTTACAGCCCGCATGCGAAATTCGAAGCCTTCAAGCGGGTTTTTGAAAAGCTGGGGATCTTTACCAAAGCTCAGACGTTGGTCGAAAAATCGCGAGCCCGGGTGGAAACTCTGGCCGACAGTGTCCATCCCGATCCGTTGCGGGAGCTGCTCTATTTCGTGATCGATACCGTCCTCTCGGAAGAGCATCTGCCTGCCGCACCGGCACCGGTGGTTGTTTCGATGGAGACTGTGCGTAAACCCGTCCTCCATCAATTGCAGGTCAATGCCTGA
- a CDS encoding ligase-associated DNA damage response exonuclease — protein MAPTPLLTVNDRGLYCEAGDFYIDPWRAVPKAIITHTHGDHARRGMGSYLTANEGLRVLRTRMGEDALIETVGYGTEFSMGPVKVSLHPAGHILGSSQVRVEYKGEVWVVSGDYKVFPDRTCTPFEPVRCHTFVTESTFGMPIYRWPDPAVVASEINTWWRENQAAGRTSVLLGYALGKAQRLISLLDPSIGPIYTHGAVEKLTADYRQSGIELPPTEQVVGHPKGVEWSRGIVIAPPSVQGTVWLRKFGDVSMAFASGWMTIRGTRRRQAMDRGFVVSDHVDWPELLWAIQETGCERVLATHGSVAILVRWLREQGLQADALQTQFAGEEDPVAGEEDPVVQEPVQDSESKIDQPDEQGAD, from the coding sequence ATGGCTCCAACACCCCTGCTGACTGTGAATGATCGAGGTCTGTACTGCGAGGCGGGGGATTTCTATATCGATCCATGGCGGGCTGTCCCCAAGGCGATCATTACCCATACTCATGGAGATCATGCGCGGCGGGGAATGGGCTCTTATCTGACGGCGAACGAAGGGCTGCGTGTCCTGCGCACACGGATGGGAGAGGATGCTCTCATCGAAACGGTGGGATATGGAACCGAGTTCTCGATGGGACCAGTGAAAGTTTCATTGCATCCTGCCGGTCATATCCTCGGTTCGTCGCAGGTTCGAGTGGAGTACAAAGGAGAAGTGTGGGTGGTCTCGGGTGATTACAAGGTTTTCCCGGATCGAACCTGCACGCCGTTTGAACCTGTGCGTTGTCATACGTTCGTCACGGAATCGACCTTCGGCATGCCCATCTATCGCTGGCCCGATCCTGCCGTTGTCGCCAGTGAGATCAACACCTGGTGGCGCGAGAATCAGGCGGCAGGTCGTACCAGCGTGCTCCTGGGCTATGCTCTCGGGAAAGCTCAGCGGCTGATTTCATTATTGGATCCATCGATCGGGCCCATTTATACCCATGGAGCCGTTGAGAAGCTCACTGCCGATTATCGGCAAAGTGGAATTGAGTTACCGCCCACAGAGCAGGTGGTGGGTCATCCCAAAGGCGTTGAGTGGTCGCGTGGGATTGTCATCGCGCCACCCTCCGTGCAGGGAACTGTCTGGCTCAGAAAGTTTGGCGATGTGTCGATGGCTTTTGCTTCGGGCTGGATGACGATACGGGGGACACGCCGGCGGCAGGCCATGGATCGTGGTTTCGTCGTGTCGGATCATGTCGACTGGCCCGAATTGCTGTGGGCGATTCAAGAAACAGGTTGTGAGCGGGTGCTGGCGACACATGGATCAGTGGCCATTCTTGTCCGCTGGCTGCGAGAGCAAGGTCTTCAGGCAGATGCTCTGCAGACACAGTTTGCTGGTGAAGAAGACCCTGTTGCCGGTGAAGAAGACCCTGTTGTGCAGGAGCCTGTCCAGGACTCTGAGTCAAAAATTGATCAGCCGGATGAACAGGGGGCGGATTAA
- a CDS encoding YidH family protein has protein sequence MSDGEDPRVYFAAERTLLAWIRTGLAIVGMGFVLARFGVFLQLLHRQEAVRPGVGSWLGLGMVALGAWTFAIAGWQHFRFVQSLSPQEKPRTWGLHYGLVLAGALSLISLLLAAYLLLSQGEASSEQVEPPKKAQSPVVSALSSTEMSTQILG, from the coding sequence ATGTCCGACGGTGAAGATCCGCGTGTTTACTTTGCGGCTGAGCGTACACTCCTGGCGTGGATTCGCACGGGACTGGCGATTGTGGGGATGGGGTTCGTGCTGGCGAGGTTTGGAGTTTTTCTGCAGTTACTGCACCGGCAGGAGGCTGTCAGGCCCGGGGTCGGTTCGTGGTTAGGGTTGGGAATGGTGGCTTTGGGAGCCTGGACGTTTGCCATTGCGGGATGGCAGCATTTTCGCTTCGTGCAGAGTTTATCACCTCAGGAAAAGCCGAGAACCTGGGGCCTCCATTACGGTCTCGTTCTGGCCGGTGCGCTGTCGCTCATTTCGCTTTTACTGGCAGCTTATCTGCTCCTCTCACAAGGTGAGGCTTCGTCTGAGCAGGTCGAGCCACCAAAGAAAGCCCAGTCACCTGTGGTCTCAGCTTTATCATCGACAGAGATGAGCACACAGATCCTCGGGTGA
- the hpt gene encoding hypoxanthine phosphoribosyltransferase gives MKVLLSKAEIQQRVRELGAEISHRYAGQPLTVVAILTGSVILVADLMRELSIPHEVAFVRASSYRGATTSAQALVTDLMGLPDLSHRHVLLVDDIFDTGRTLERISKEVQLLSPASLRTLVLLWKTARRDVDLKPDDFGFQIPDKFVVGYGLDFNGQYRHLPEICIFDEKSAPTLTASVGSE, from the coding sequence ATGAAAGTTCTTCTCTCCAAAGCCGAGATTCAACAGCGAGTCCGCGAACTTGGCGCTGAGATTTCTCACAGATATGCCGGCCAGCCACTTACAGTCGTCGCCATTCTGACGGGGAGTGTCATTCTTGTGGCGGATCTCATGCGGGAACTTTCCATCCCTCACGAAGTGGCGTTTGTCCGCGCCAGCAGTTATCGCGGTGCGACCACTTCGGCTCAGGCACTGGTAACAGATCTCATGGGGCTCCCCGATCTCAGCCATCGACACGTGCTGCTTGTAGATGACATTTTCGACACTGGCCGCACCCTGGAACGAATCTCCAAAGAAGTCCAATTGCTTTCGCCCGCCTCGCTGCGCACCTTGGTTTTGCTTTGGAAAACGGCCCGCCGCGATGTCGATCTCAAGCCAGATGACTTCGGATTTCAGATTCCTGATAAATTCGTCGTCGGCTATGGACTCGACTTCAATGGCCAGTATCGCCACTTGCCCGAGATCTGCATCTTCGATGAGAAATCGGCTCCCACTCTCACCGCATCAGTCGGCAGTGAATGA
- a CDS encoding cyanophycinase translates to MLGQISRSSRQNLQGETWMCRSGWRFTHRYGAASLVVKNSINTAFWASWTAFCVLLFALCGPNLRDLPAAEIPETVGSLMIIGGSERFDQREYWEEIVRLSGGPGSRIAILPLATFDPIRKSKWVAEAIEAAGGETVTLPVAWRQMSRSPREAAADPDVLALVRESSGIYILGGSQDRIIRGLHGEDGEPLPLLGAIHDLYRRGGVVAGTSAGAAVMSKVMYRSANSVLDTLLTGVTMGRELGNGLGLLDERWFVEQHCLVRGRFARSLVAMHSEGIRYGIGVDENSAIVVRNGKDVRVLGYKGALVMDLSQATTEKALGRFNLSNVRLTYLDRGDRFDLLTMEVTPSQQKLDDEFLDPNSPDFRPAHRRRLFFNDILANMAVADLMGELIDSTQQEAIGLAFDGGRARFEAVDGFEFRFSRDERSRGWYTEAFGGDDYTVENIRLDIQPIRLTGPLYQNFQQAPVAEASFTAD, encoded by the coding sequence ATGCTCGGACAAATTTCCCGCTCATCTCGACAGAATTTGCAGGGCGAAACCTGGATGTGCCGCTCTGGCTGGCGCTTTACGCATCGTTATGGTGCTGCGTCATTGGTAGTGAAAAACTCGATCAATACTGCATTTTGGGCAAGCTGGACAGCTTTCTGTGTACTGCTATTCGCTCTTTGCGGGCCGAATCTGAGAGATTTGCCTGCCGCCGAGATTCCGGAGACTGTGGGTTCGCTGATGATCATTGGCGGATCGGAGCGGTTCGATCAGCGGGAATATTGGGAAGAAATCGTGAGGCTTTCTGGAGGGCCGGGAAGTCGGATTGCGATCCTTCCCCTGGCGACTTTCGACCCGATAAGAAAGTCGAAATGGGTGGCTGAGGCGATTGAGGCCGCTGGAGGAGAGACGGTCACCTTGCCGGTGGCGTGGCGGCAGATGTCTCGTTCGCCGCGCGAAGCAGCAGCCGATCCTGATGTTTTGGCACTCGTGCGGGAAAGTAGTGGAATTTACATTCTGGGTGGCTCGCAGGATCGAATTATCCGCGGGCTCCATGGTGAAGACGGTGAACCATTGCCTCTGCTGGGTGCGATTCACGACCTGTACCGCCGGGGAGGTGTGGTCGCGGGAACGAGCGCTGGTGCGGCTGTGATGAGTAAAGTGATGTATCGCTCGGCCAATTCTGTGCTGGATACCTTGCTCACGGGAGTCACGATGGGCCGGGAACTGGGAAATGGCCTGGGGCTCTTGGATGAGCGGTGGTTTGTCGAGCAGCACTGCCTGGTTCGCGGACGCTTTGCCCGCTCGCTGGTGGCCATGCACTCCGAAGGGATTCGTTACGGGATTGGCGTGGATGAGAACTCGGCCATTGTCGTGCGAAATGGGAAGGATGTCCGTGTGCTGGGTTATAAGGGGGCCCTGGTGATGGATCTCTCCCAGGCCACGACGGAAAAGGCGTTAGGACGCTTCAATCTTTCCAATGTGAGGCTGACGTATCTTGATCGAGGTGACCGCTTTGACCTATTGACCATGGAAGTGACCCCTTCACAGCAGAAGCTCGACGATGAGTTTCTCGATCCGAACTCACCGGATTTTCGACCGGCTCACCGCAGACGACTCTTCTTCAACGACATTCTCGCCAATATGGCGGTCGCCGATCTGATGGGCGAACTCATTGACAGCACGCAGCAGGAGGCGATTGGCCTGGCCTTTGATGGTGGTCGAGCGAGGTTCGAAGCGGTCGATGGCTTTGAGTTCCGCTTTTCGCGGGATGAACGGAGTCGCGGCTGGTATACCGAGGCGTTTGGTGGTGATGACTACACGGTCGAGAATATCCGTCTCGATATCCAGCCGATCCGGCTGACAGGCCCGTTGTATCAAAATTTCCAGCAGGCACCGGTTGCTGAAGCCTCATTCACTGCCGACTGA